One window from the genome of Cucumis melo cultivar AY chromosome 10, USDA_Cmelo_AY_1.0, whole genome shotgun sequence encodes:
- the LOC103495109 gene encoding uncharacterized protein LOC103495109 isoform X1 yields MALLCFLLDLRTFPPPILTALTDSLLQLANLYAISSSSSASRIGLCYVKNASFVPHDVLLEVAYSPIRCFSLCQFHRAVRNLPTDAFIPEIDGYETLRCLDVKLSAVLSDQVLYSWECEDVKRKVIVLSASSHYDLDSNLERTLEEAASMRVLVEFVIFEQKSSHLNVIEEDPNGLMKRISDFDGCSLKLYLPDVRIFQSLVRRWLQDLKDDMKEPLLACFDFKENLIYSTNQITCNLYTTVTQMIDGFSTCQTCRCHGMPLEVYRSEGIKESSCAISGDFLDTSGIMKNSMKVGEKTILFLPSAQCLDKSQQNASQIKFDVVQRTNLGTLCESIIMGAAYVVVPSSLRELESASADNDPFAVNALAFQGLCGALHSLDQGLICLSKWNMETLNESTFPCYYILQPSQNGSMFLRRLAASEEVHYVPDIKSLITTHVSKEIQSSILVSLEKVELKDYNPLMHERGLHQKLNVLVKESLEFRPSTPTAEEGTSGKETNVHDSLKGTLNHVKDIEIVTTPMDGTESGVAETWEKLVTHEFPETCPVYVSKDKLDGFSLSLSYGNRPLAAKTSRILERLEAPRQRSKATSPNTLTIGLIDPNAPTKKPPIPLVPVLTRDQGFTGTQSQLMKPNFNKHKRKRT; encoded by the exons ATGGCGCTGCTGTGTTTTTTGCTTGATCTCAGAACCTTTCCTCCTCCCATCCTCACCGCCTTAACCGAT TCTTTGTTGCAGCTCGCCAATCTCTATGCaatttcatcatcatcatccgCTTCTAGAATCGGCTTGTGCTATGTGAAGAATGCCTCCTTTGTTCCTCATGATGTTCTT TTGGAGGTTGCGTATAGTCCTATTAGATGCTTTAGTCTCTGTCAATTTCATCGTGCTGTGAGGAATTTGCCAACGGATGCCTTTATTCCTGAAATCGATGGCTATGAAACTCTTCGTTGTCTTG ATGTGAAATTATCGGCTGTTTTAAGCGATCAAGTTCTATACTCGTGGGAATGTGAAGATGTAAAGAGGAAAGTGATTGTATTAAGCGCATCTTCACATTATGATTTGGATTCAAACTTGGAAAGAACACTTGAG GAGGCGGCTAGTATGCGTGTTTTAGTTGAGTTTGTGATCTTTGAGCAGAAGTCAAGTCATCTCAACGTCATTGAAGAGGATCCTAATGGGCTAATGAAACGCATTTCTGACTTTGATGGCTGCTCTCTTAAATTATACCTTCCAG ATGTCAGAATATTTCAAAGCCTTGTGAGACGTTGGTTGCAAGACCTCAAGGATGATATGAAGGAACCATTATTAGCATGTTTTGATTTTAAAGAAAACCTCATTTATTCCACGAACCAGATAACTTGCAACTTGTATACGACTGTCACGCAGATGATTGATGGTTTCTCCACTTGTCAG ACATGCAGATGCCATGGTATGCCATTAGAAGTCTATAGAAGCGAAGGGATAAAGGAATCTTCCTGTGCAATTAGCGGGGATTTTCTGGATACCTCTGGCATAATGAAAAACTCGATGAAAGTTGGAGAGAAAACAATCCTGTTCCTGCCATCAGCTCAGTGCCTTGATAAGTCTCAACAAAATGCTTCACAAATTAAATTTGACGTCGTACAACGAACCAACTTGGGAACCTTATGCGAAA GTATTATTATGGGAGCCGCCTATGTTGTAGTTCCATCATCTTTACGTGAGCTAGAATCTGCTTCAGCAGACAATGATCCGTTTGCGGTTAATGCTTTAG CTTTTCAAGGACTTTGTGGTGCTCTCCACTCACTAGATCAGGGTTTGATTTGCCTTTCAAAATGGAATATGGAGACCTTGAATGAATCAACATTTCCTTGCTATTATATTCTACAACCGTCACAAAATGGATCAATGTTTCTTAGG CGTCTTGCTGCCTCCGAGGAAGTTCACTATGTACCGGATATCAAGTCTTTGATTACCACTCATGTTAGCAAGGAGATCCAGAGTTCCATTCTAGTCTCATTGGAGAAG GTTGAACTAAAAGACTACAACCCGTTGATGCATGAAAGAGGCCTCCACCAAAAACTTAATGTTCTCGTGAAAGAAAGTTTGGAGTTCCG GCCATCAACTCCAACAGCAGAAGAGGGAACCTCCGGCAAAGAAACGAACGTCCATGATTCTTTAAAAGGAACTCTGAATCATGTAAAAGACATTGAAATTGTAACCACCCCAATGGATGGCACAGAATCTGGAGTTGCTGAAACTTGGGAGAAGCTAGTAACTCATGAATTCCCTGAAACATGTCCAGTTTATGTTTCCAAAGATAAGTTGGATggattttctctctctctttcgtATGGCAACAGACCATTGGCTGCCAAAACGTCAAGGATTTTAGAGAGACTTGAGGCACCAAGACAAAGAAGTAAAGCTACATCTCCTAATACTCTTACCATTGGCTTGATTGATCCAAATGCTCCAACAAAAAAGCCACCAATCCCGTTGGTGCCAGTTCTGACCCGAGACCAAGGCTTCACAGGTACTCAATCTCAACTTATGAAACCAAATTTCAACAAACACAAAAGGAAGCGTACATGA
- the LOC103495109 gene encoding uncharacterized protein LOC103495109 isoform X2: MALLCFLLDLRTFPPPILTALTDLANLYAISSSSSASRIGLCYVKNASFVPHDVLLEVAYSPIRCFSLCQFHRAVRNLPTDAFIPEIDGYETLRCLDVKLSAVLSDQVLYSWECEDVKRKVIVLSASSHYDLDSNLERTLEEAASMRVLVEFVIFEQKSSHLNVIEEDPNGLMKRISDFDGCSLKLYLPDVRIFQSLVRRWLQDLKDDMKEPLLACFDFKENLIYSTNQITCNLYTTVTQMIDGFSTCQTCRCHGMPLEVYRSEGIKESSCAISGDFLDTSGIMKNSMKVGEKTILFLPSAQCLDKSQQNASQIKFDVVQRTNLGTLCESIIMGAAYVVVPSSLRELESASADNDPFAVNALAFQGLCGALHSLDQGLICLSKWNMETLNESTFPCYYILQPSQNGSMFLRRLAASEEVHYVPDIKSLITTHVSKEIQSSILVSLEKVELKDYNPLMHERGLHQKLNVLVKESLEFRPSTPTAEEGTSGKETNVHDSLKGTLNHVKDIEIVTTPMDGTESGVAETWEKLVTHEFPETCPVYVSKDKLDGFSLSLSYGNRPLAAKTSRILERLEAPRQRSKATSPNTLTIGLIDPNAPTKKPPIPLVPVLTRDQGFTGTQSQLMKPNFNKHKRKRT; the protein is encoded by the exons ATGGCGCTGCTGTGTTTTTTGCTTGATCTCAGAACCTTTCCTCCTCCCATCCTCACCGCCTTAACCGAT CTCGCCAATCTCTATGCaatttcatcatcatcatccgCTTCTAGAATCGGCTTGTGCTATGTGAAGAATGCCTCCTTTGTTCCTCATGATGTTCTT TTGGAGGTTGCGTATAGTCCTATTAGATGCTTTAGTCTCTGTCAATTTCATCGTGCTGTGAGGAATTTGCCAACGGATGCCTTTATTCCTGAAATCGATGGCTATGAAACTCTTCGTTGTCTTG ATGTGAAATTATCGGCTGTTTTAAGCGATCAAGTTCTATACTCGTGGGAATGTGAAGATGTAAAGAGGAAAGTGATTGTATTAAGCGCATCTTCACATTATGATTTGGATTCAAACTTGGAAAGAACACTTGAG GAGGCGGCTAGTATGCGTGTTTTAGTTGAGTTTGTGATCTTTGAGCAGAAGTCAAGTCATCTCAACGTCATTGAAGAGGATCCTAATGGGCTAATGAAACGCATTTCTGACTTTGATGGCTGCTCTCTTAAATTATACCTTCCAG ATGTCAGAATATTTCAAAGCCTTGTGAGACGTTGGTTGCAAGACCTCAAGGATGATATGAAGGAACCATTATTAGCATGTTTTGATTTTAAAGAAAACCTCATTTATTCCACGAACCAGATAACTTGCAACTTGTATACGACTGTCACGCAGATGATTGATGGTTTCTCCACTTGTCAG ACATGCAGATGCCATGGTATGCCATTAGAAGTCTATAGAAGCGAAGGGATAAAGGAATCTTCCTGTGCAATTAGCGGGGATTTTCTGGATACCTCTGGCATAATGAAAAACTCGATGAAAGTTGGAGAGAAAACAATCCTGTTCCTGCCATCAGCTCAGTGCCTTGATAAGTCTCAACAAAATGCTTCACAAATTAAATTTGACGTCGTACAACGAACCAACTTGGGAACCTTATGCGAAA GTATTATTATGGGAGCCGCCTATGTTGTAGTTCCATCATCTTTACGTGAGCTAGAATCTGCTTCAGCAGACAATGATCCGTTTGCGGTTAATGCTTTAG CTTTTCAAGGACTTTGTGGTGCTCTCCACTCACTAGATCAGGGTTTGATTTGCCTTTCAAAATGGAATATGGAGACCTTGAATGAATCAACATTTCCTTGCTATTATATTCTACAACCGTCACAAAATGGATCAATGTTTCTTAGG CGTCTTGCTGCCTCCGAGGAAGTTCACTATGTACCGGATATCAAGTCTTTGATTACCACTCATGTTAGCAAGGAGATCCAGAGTTCCATTCTAGTCTCATTGGAGAAG GTTGAACTAAAAGACTACAACCCGTTGATGCATGAAAGAGGCCTCCACCAAAAACTTAATGTTCTCGTGAAAGAAAGTTTGGAGTTCCG GCCATCAACTCCAACAGCAGAAGAGGGAACCTCCGGCAAAGAAACGAACGTCCATGATTCTTTAAAAGGAACTCTGAATCATGTAAAAGACATTGAAATTGTAACCACCCCAATGGATGGCACAGAATCTGGAGTTGCTGAAACTTGGGAGAAGCTAGTAACTCATGAATTCCCTGAAACATGTCCAGTTTATGTTTCCAAAGATAAGTTGGATggattttctctctctctttcgtATGGCAACAGACCATTGGCTGCCAAAACGTCAAGGATTTTAGAGAGACTTGAGGCACCAAGACAAAGAAGTAAAGCTACATCTCCTAATACTCTTACCATTGGCTTGATTGATCCAAATGCTCCAACAAAAAAGCCACCAATCCCGTTGGTGCCAGTTCTGACCCGAGACCAAGGCTTCACAGGTACTCAATCTCAACTTATGAAACCAAATTTCAACAAACACAAAAGGAAGCGTACATGA
- the LOC103495109 gene encoding uncharacterized protein LOC103495109 isoform X4, giving the protein MALLCFLLDLRTFPPPILTALTDSLLQLANLYAISSSSSASRIGLCYVKNASFVPHDVLLEVAYSPIRCFSLCQFHRAVRNLPTDAFIPEIDGYETLRCLDVRIFQSLVRRWLQDLKDDMKEPLLACFDFKENLIYSTNQITCNLYTTVTQMIDGFSTCQTCRCHGMPLEVYRSEGIKESSCAISGDFLDTSGIMKNSMKVGEKTILFLPSAQCLDKSQQNASQIKFDVVQRTNLGTLCESIIMGAAYVVVPSSLRELESASADNDPFAVNALAFQGLCGALHSLDQGLICLSKWNMETLNESTFPCYYILQPSQNGSMFLRRLAASEEVHYVPDIKSLITTHVSKEIQSSILVSLEKVELKDYNPLMHERGLHQKLNVLVKESLEFRPSTPTAEEGTSGKETNVHDSLKGTLNHVKDIEIVTTPMDGTESGVAETWEKLVTHEFPETCPVYVSKDKLDGFSLSLSYGNRPLAAKTSRILERLEAPRQRSKATSPNTLTIGLIDPNAPTKKPPIPLVPVLTRDQGFTGTQSQLMKPNFNKHKRKRT; this is encoded by the exons ATGGCGCTGCTGTGTTTTTTGCTTGATCTCAGAACCTTTCCTCCTCCCATCCTCACCGCCTTAACCGAT TCTTTGTTGCAGCTCGCCAATCTCTATGCaatttcatcatcatcatccgCTTCTAGAATCGGCTTGTGCTATGTGAAGAATGCCTCCTTTGTTCCTCATGATGTTCTT TTGGAGGTTGCGTATAGTCCTATTAGATGCTTTAGTCTCTGTCAATTTCATCGTGCTGTGAGGAATTTGCCAACGGATGCCTTTATTCCTGAAATCGATGGCTATGAAACTCTTCGTTGTCTTG ATGTCAGAATATTTCAAAGCCTTGTGAGACGTTGGTTGCAAGACCTCAAGGATGATATGAAGGAACCATTATTAGCATGTTTTGATTTTAAAGAAAACCTCATTTATTCCACGAACCAGATAACTTGCAACTTGTATACGACTGTCACGCAGATGATTGATGGTTTCTCCACTTGTCAG ACATGCAGATGCCATGGTATGCCATTAGAAGTCTATAGAAGCGAAGGGATAAAGGAATCTTCCTGTGCAATTAGCGGGGATTTTCTGGATACCTCTGGCATAATGAAAAACTCGATGAAAGTTGGAGAGAAAACAATCCTGTTCCTGCCATCAGCTCAGTGCCTTGATAAGTCTCAACAAAATGCTTCACAAATTAAATTTGACGTCGTACAACGAACCAACTTGGGAACCTTATGCGAAA GTATTATTATGGGAGCCGCCTATGTTGTAGTTCCATCATCTTTACGTGAGCTAGAATCTGCTTCAGCAGACAATGATCCGTTTGCGGTTAATGCTTTAG CTTTTCAAGGACTTTGTGGTGCTCTCCACTCACTAGATCAGGGTTTGATTTGCCTTTCAAAATGGAATATGGAGACCTTGAATGAATCAACATTTCCTTGCTATTATATTCTACAACCGTCACAAAATGGATCAATGTTTCTTAGG CGTCTTGCTGCCTCCGAGGAAGTTCACTATGTACCGGATATCAAGTCTTTGATTACCACTCATGTTAGCAAGGAGATCCAGAGTTCCATTCTAGTCTCATTGGAGAAG GTTGAACTAAAAGACTACAACCCGTTGATGCATGAAAGAGGCCTCCACCAAAAACTTAATGTTCTCGTGAAAGAAAGTTTGGAGTTCCG GCCATCAACTCCAACAGCAGAAGAGGGAACCTCCGGCAAAGAAACGAACGTCCATGATTCTTTAAAAGGAACTCTGAATCATGTAAAAGACATTGAAATTGTAACCACCCCAATGGATGGCACAGAATCTGGAGTTGCTGAAACTTGGGAGAAGCTAGTAACTCATGAATTCCCTGAAACATGTCCAGTTTATGTTTCCAAAGATAAGTTGGATggattttctctctctctttcgtATGGCAACAGACCATTGGCTGCCAAAACGTCAAGGATTTTAGAGAGACTTGAGGCACCAAGACAAAGAAGTAAAGCTACATCTCCTAATACTCTTACCATTGGCTTGATTGATCCAAATGCTCCAACAAAAAAGCCACCAATCCCGTTGGTGCCAGTTCTGACCCGAGACCAAGGCTTCACAGGTACTCAATCTCAACTTATGAAACCAAATTTCAACAAACACAAAAGGAAGCGTACATGA
- the LOC103495109 gene encoding uncharacterized protein LOC103495109 isoform X3 — translation MKQLEVAYSPIRCFSLCQFHRAVRNLPTDAFIPEIDGYETLRCLDVKLSAVLSDQVLYSWECEDVKRKVIVLSASSHYDLDSNLERTLEEAASMRVLVEFVIFEQKSSHLNVIEEDPNGLMKRISDFDGCSLKLYLPDVRIFQSLVRRWLQDLKDDMKEPLLACFDFKENLIYSTNQITCNLYTTVTQMIDGFSTCQTCRCHGMPLEVYRSEGIKESSCAISGDFLDTSGIMKNSMKVGEKTILFLPSAQCLDKSQQNASQIKFDVVQRTNLGTLCESIIMGAAYVVVPSSLRELESASADNDPFAVNALAFQGLCGALHSLDQGLICLSKWNMETLNESTFPCYYILQPSQNGSMFLRRLAASEEVHYVPDIKSLITTHVSKEIQSSILVSLEKVELKDYNPLMHERGLHQKLNVLVKESLEFRPSTPTAEEGTSGKETNVHDSLKGTLNHVKDIEIVTTPMDGTESGVAETWEKLVTHEFPETCPVYVSKDKLDGFSLSLSYGNRPLAAKTSRILERLEAPRQRSKATSPNTLTIGLIDPNAPTKKPPIPLVPVLTRDQGFTGTQSQLMKPNFNKHKRKRT, via the exons ATGAAACAGTTGGAGGTTGCGTATAGTCCTATTAGATGCTTTAGTCTCTGTCAATTTCATCGTGCTGTGAGGAATTTGCCAACGGATGCCTTTATTCCTGAAATCGATGGCTATGAAACTCTTCGTTGTCTTG ATGTGAAATTATCGGCTGTTTTAAGCGATCAAGTTCTATACTCGTGGGAATGTGAAGATGTAAAGAGGAAAGTGATTGTATTAAGCGCATCTTCACATTATGATTTGGATTCAAACTTGGAAAGAACACTTGAG GAGGCGGCTAGTATGCGTGTTTTAGTTGAGTTTGTGATCTTTGAGCAGAAGTCAAGTCATCTCAACGTCATTGAAGAGGATCCTAATGGGCTAATGAAACGCATTTCTGACTTTGATGGCTGCTCTCTTAAATTATACCTTCCAG ATGTCAGAATATTTCAAAGCCTTGTGAGACGTTGGTTGCAAGACCTCAAGGATGATATGAAGGAACCATTATTAGCATGTTTTGATTTTAAAGAAAACCTCATTTATTCCACGAACCAGATAACTTGCAACTTGTATACGACTGTCACGCAGATGATTGATGGTTTCTCCACTTGTCAG ACATGCAGATGCCATGGTATGCCATTAGAAGTCTATAGAAGCGAAGGGATAAAGGAATCTTCCTGTGCAATTAGCGGGGATTTTCTGGATACCTCTGGCATAATGAAAAACTCGATGAAAGTTGGAGAGAAAACAATCCTGTTCCTGCCATCAGCTCAGTGCCTTGATAAGTCTCAACAAAATGCTTCACAAATTAAATTTGACGTCGTACAACGAACCAACTTGGGAACCTTATGCGAAA GTATTATTATGGGAGCCGCCTATGTTGTAGTTCCATCATCTTTACGTGAGCTAGAATCTGCTTCAGCAGACAATGATCCGTTTGCGGTTAATGCTTTAG CTTTTCAAGGACTTTGTGGTGCTCTCCACTCACTAGATCAGGGTTTGATTTGCCTTTCAAAATGGAATATGGAGACCTTGAATGAATCAACATTTCCTTGCTATTATATTCTACAACCGTCACAAAATGGATCAATGTTTCTTAGG CGTCTTGCTGCCTCCGAGGAAGTTCACTATGTACCGGATATCAAGTCTTTGATTACCACTCATGTTAGCAAGGAGATCCAGAGTTCCATTCTAGTCTCATTGGAGAAG GTTGAACTAAAAGACTACAACCCGTTGATGCATGAAAGAGGCCTCCACCAAAAACTTAATGTTCTCGTGAAAGAAAGTTTGGAGTTCCG GCCATCAACTCCAACAGCAGAAGAGGGAACCTCCGGCAAAGAAACGAACGTCCATGATTCTTTAAAAGGAACTCTGAATCATGTAAAAGACATTGAAATTGTAACCACCCCAATGGATGGCACAGAATCTGGAGTTGCTGAAACTTGGGAGAAGCTAGTAACTCATGAATTCCCTGAAACATGTCCAGTTTATGTTTCCAAAGATAAGTTGGATggattttctctctctctttcgtATGGCAACAGACCATTGGCTGCCAAAACGTCAAGGATTTTAGAGAGACTTGAGGCACCAAGACAAAGAAGTAAAGCTACATCTCCTAATACTCTTACCATTGGCTTGATTGATCCAAATGCTCCAACAAAAAAGCCACCAATCCCGTTGGTGCCAGTTCTGACCCGAGACCAAGGCTTCACAGGTACTCAATCTCAACTTATGAAACCAAATTTCAACAAACACAAAAGGAAGCGTACATGA